The Allochromatium tepidum genome has a window encoding:
- a CDS encoding dynamin family protein: protein MTSTADALQHRLSELESHLEQENPVLLSAVQSFRVLDRVAYRMGLMEPNQSFATQIPWWPLISVLGTFSSGKSTFINYYLGRKLQRSGNQAVDDRFTVIVYSPEDTSHTLPGVALDSDPRFPFFRMSHAIEEVAGGEGSRIDTYLQLKTCNSERLRGKIIIDSPGFDADAQRTGVLRITDHMIDLSDLVLVFFDARHPEPGAMRDTLKHLVADTIKRADAGKFLYILNQIDSAAGEDNPEDVVAAWLRSIGEAGLTAGRFYTIYCPEVAIHIPDEHRRKRFEKKRDEDLGDIYRRMEHVEVERAYRIIAALRKSVTEFTRDSVPLLQEAMRRWRRRALITDAVLLFGAVTGFMTWSLQANQWQGMTYHAEWLDLVKSIPWGVMGLEGTLLALVILIHFAIRHLAALSLMHWLRKRVEKTNPPGNVVAAFRSNTRFWRPMILGRPFGWGRKTRIELDEVLQSCESYIQTLNERFTNPNRLPKN, encoded by the coding sequence ATGACGTCAACGGCCGACGCCCTGCAGCACCGTCTGTCCGAGCTCGAATCCCATCTGGAGCAAGAGAATCCTGTACTCCTGAGCGCGGTACAAAGTTTCCGGGTGCTCGACCGCGTGGCCTATCGCATGGGTCTAATGGAGCCGAATCAGTCCTTCGCGACCCAGATCCCCTGGTGGCCCCTGATCTCGGTCCTCGGCACCTTTTCGTCCGGCAAGTCGACCTTCATCAACTACTACCTGGGTCGCAAGCTCCAGCGCTCGGGCAATCAGGCCGTCGACGACCGCTTCACCGTCATCGTCTACAGCCCCGAGGACACCAGCCACACCCTGCCCGGCGTGGCGCTCGACTCCGATCCGCGCTTCCCCTTCTTCCGCATGTCGCACGCCATCGAGGAGGTCGCCGGCGGCGAAGGCAGCCGCATCGACACCTATCTCCAGCTCAAGACCTGCAACAGCGAGCGGCTGCGCGGCAAGATCATCATCGATTCGCCCGGATTCGACGCCGACGCCCAGCGCACCGGGGTGCTGCGCATCACGGATCACATGATCGATCTCTCGGATCTGGTGCTGGTGTTCTTCGACGCGCGCCATCCCGAGCCGGGCGCCATGCGCGACACCCTCAAGCATCTGGTCGCCGACACCATCAAGCGCGCCGACGCCGGCAAGTTCCTCTACATCCTCAACCAGATCGACTCGGCCGCCGGCGAGGACAACCCTGAGGACGTGGTCGCCGCCTGGCTGCGTTCCATCGGCGAGGCGGGCCTGACCGCCGGACGCTTCTACACCATCTATTGCCCCGAGGTGGCGATCCACATCCCCGACGAGCACAGGCGCAAGCGCTTCGAGAAGAAGCGCGACGAGGATCTCGGCGACATCTACCGGCGCATGGAGCATGTCGAGGTCGAGCGCGCCTATCGCATCATCGCCGCCCTGCGCAAGAGCGTGACCGAGTTCACCCGGGATTCCGTGCCCCTGCTCCAGGAGGCGATGCGCCGCTGGCGCCGACGTGCCCTGATCACGGACGCGGTGCTGTTGTTCGGAGCCGTCACCGGATTCATGACCTGGAGCCTCCAGGCCAACCAATGGCAGGGCATGACCTATCACGCCGAATGGCTGGATCTGGTCAAGAGCATCCCCTGGGGTGTGATGGGGCTGGAAGGCACCCTGCTGGCGCTGGTGATCCTGATCCACTTCGCGATCCGCCATCTGGCGGCACTCAGTCTGATGCACTGGTTGCGCAAGCGGGTCGAGAAAACCAATCCGCCCGGCAATGTCGTCGCGGCCTTCAGGAGCAACACCCGCTTCTGGCGGCCCATGATCCTGGGACGTCCGTTCGGCTGGGGCCGCAAGACGCGCATCGAGCTCGACGAGGTCTTGCAGAGCTGCGAGAGCTATATCCAGACCCTGAACGAGCGGTTCACCAACCCCAACCGCTTGCCCAAGAACTGA
- the nadA gene encoding quinolinate synthase NadA, with product MANSSSETLPIRSIDVPPHPQWPALSDDARADLRSRIRRLLKEQNAVLVAHYYTDPELQSLAEETGGYVADSLEMARFGTETDAETLVVCGVRFMGETAKILNPEKRVLMPDLRATCSLDEGCPADEFTAFCDAHPDHTVVVYANTSAAVKARADWVVTSSIALPVVEHLAARGEKILWAPDKHLGHYVERVTGAEMLLWNGACVVHEEFKSFALERVRKLHPDAAVLVHPESPDEVVDQADVVGSTTQLIRAVAELPNREFIVATDAGIFWKMRQIAPDKILIPAPTAGEGATCESCAHCPWMAMNALQNLKQVLLTGDQEIRIDPAIRARAVVSIQRMLDFARERGIGRPSRT from the coding sequence ATGGCCAATTCCTCGTCCGAGACGCTCCCGATCCGTTCGATCGACGTCCCGCCGCACCCCCAGTGGCCGGCGTTGAGCGACGACGCGCGCGCCGATCTCCGATCGCGCATCCGTCGGCTGCTCAAGGAGCAAAACGCCGTCCTGGTCGCCCATTACTACACCGACCCCGAGCTCCAGTCGCTGGCCGAGGAGACGGGGGGATACGTCGCCGACTCGCTGGAGATGGCGCGTTTCGGCACCGAAACCGACGCCGAGACCCTGGTCGTCTGCGGTGTGCGCTTCATGGGCGAGACGGCCAAGATCCTCAACCCCGAGAAGCGGGTGCTGATGCCGGATCTGCGCGCGACCTGCTCGCTCGACGAGGGCTGTCCGGCCGACGAGTTCACCGCCTTCTGCGACGCCCATCCGGATCACACCGTCGTCGTCTATGCCAACACCAGCGCGGCGGTCAAGGCGCGCGCCGACTGGGTGGTCACCTCCAGCATCGCCCTGCCGGTGGTCGAGCATCTGGCCGCGCGCGGCGAGAAGATCCTCTGGGCACCCGACAAGCATCTCGGTCACTATGTCGAGCGCGTGACCGGGGCCGAGATGCTGCTCTGGAACGGCGCCTGCGTGGTGCACGAGGAGTTCAAGTCGTTCGCCCTGGAGCGGGTGCGCAAGCTGCATCCGGATGCGGCCGTGCTGGTGCATCCCGAATCGCCCGACGAGGTGGTCGATCAGGCCGACGTGGTCGGCTCGACCACCCAGTTGATCCGTGCGGTGGCCGAACTGCCGAACCGCGAGTTCATCGTCGCCACCGATGCCGGCATCTTCTGGAAGATGCGCCAGATCGCGCCGGACAAGATCCTCATCCCCGCCCCCACCGCCGGCGAGGGTGCGACCTGCGAGAGCTGCGCCCACTGTCCCTGGATGGCGATGAACGCGCTCCAGAATCTGAAACAGGTGCTGCTGACCGGCGATCAGGAGATTCGCATCGATCCGGCCATCCGTGCGCGTGCCGTCGTCTCCATCCAGCGGATGCTCGATTTCGCCCGCGAACGCGGCATCGGACGCCCGTCACGCACCTGA
- a CDS encoding NapC/NirT family cytochrome c, whose translation MSKPEASSAKRFSLLALGLMFVGGIAFVWAVDFGIKATNTLEFCTSCHTMQTNFEEYKESLHYKNNSGVQADCADCHVPKELGPKLVTKIVAAKDVYHEVMGTIDTPEKFEARRWYLANLVWKRMEASDSRECRSCHDYADMDLSEQSRSARSRHSAAQDKGQTCIECHKGVVHHEPIEPDDDAS comes from the coding sequence ATGTCGAAGCCCGAGGCTTCTTCGGCCAAGCGCTTTTCACTGCTCGCCCTGGGGTTGATGTTCGTCGGAGGCATCGCCTTCGTCTGGGCCGTCGATTTCGGCATCAAGGCCACCAATACCCTCGAATTCTGCACCTCCTGCCACACCATGCAGACCAATTTCGAGGAGTACAAGGAGTCGCTCCACTACAAGAACAACTCAGGCGTCCAGGCCGACTGCGCCGACTGCCATGTGCCCAAGGAACTCGGCCCTAAGCTCGTCACCAAGATCGTGGCCGCCAAGGATGTCTATCACGAGGTCATGGGCACCATCGACACGCCCGAGAAGTTCGAGGCCCGTCGCTGGTATCTGGCCAATCTGGTCTGGAAGCGCATGGAGGCCAGCGACTCGCGCGAATGCCGCAGCTGTCACGATTACGCCGACATGGATCTCTCCGAGCAGAGCCGCTCGGCGCGCAGTCGCCACTCGGCCGCGCAGGACAAGGGTCAGACCTGTATCGAGTGCCACAAGGGCGTGGTCCATCACGAGCCCATCGAGCCGGATGACGACGCCTCCTGA
- a CDS encoding ankyrin repeat domain-containing protein, with protein sequence MDPHRTFRFRAPLLVSALLLAAPVVWAAETDLETELRLTVMIGDAETAATLLDQGVPVDAPNQFGKTALMFAVEADDLETVALLLSRGADVNARTVAGCTPLTFAAETGHIGISALLLERGANVHDRTRSGWDALMIASRHGITDMVEQLLFKGADPKAADRDGRTALMQAASKGETGVLPLLVEGGADLEARDTQGATALLIAADQGHVAVVETLAGLGAKLDAVDALGSTALILAVGHGHVPMVERLLALGADPNRQDREGTTALMEAVATDHAELIDRLIAAGARTDLKDNAGRTAADIAIQMNHRQAIARLAPETSTSP encoded by the coding sequence ATGGACCCACATCGCACATTCCGCTTTCGCGCTCCGCTGCTCGTCTCCGCCCTGCTCCTGGCCGCTCCGGTCGTCTGGGCCGCCGAGACCGATCTGGAGACCGAGCTGCGCCTGACCGTCATGATCGGCGACGCCGAGACCGCCGCCACGCTGCTCGACCAGGGCGTGCCCGTCGACGCACCCAACCAGTTCGGCAAGACCGCGCTCATGTTCGCCGTCGAGGCCGACGACCTGGAGACGGTCGCCCTGCTGCTGAGCCGTGGCGCCGACGTCAACGCCCGCACCGTCGCCGGTTGCACGCCCCTGACCTTCGCCGCCGAGACCGGACACATCGGCATCAGCGCCCTGCTCCTGGAGCGCGGCGCCAATGTGCACGATCGCACCCGCTCCGGCTGGGATGCGCTCATGATCGCCTCGCGTCACGGCATCACCGACATGGTCGAGCAGTTGCTGTTCAAGGGCGCCGACCCCAAGGCCGCCGATCGCGATGGACGCACGGCGCTGATGCAGGCGGCGTCCAAGGGCGAGACCGGCGTGTTGCCGCTACTGGTCGAGGGCGGCGCGGATCTGGAGGCGCGCGACACGCAGGGCGCGACGGCGCTGCTCATCGCCGCCGATCAGGGGCATGTGGCCGTCGTCGAGACACTCGCCGGGCTGGGCGCCAAACTCGACGCCGTCGATGCGCTCGGTTCGACCGCACTCATCCTGGCCGTCGGTCATGGCCATGTCCCCATGGTCGAGCGTCTGCTCGCCCTGGGCGCCGACCCCAACCGGCAGGATCGGGAGGGCACCACGGCCCTGATGGAAGCGGTCGCCACCGATCACGCCGAGCTCATCGACCGGCTGATCGCCGCCGGCGCCCGGACCGATCTCAAGGACAACGCCGGCCGCACGGCCGCCGACATCGCCATTCAGATGAACCATCGGCAGGCGATCGCGCGTCTGGCACCGGAGACGTCCACGTCTCCCTGA
- a CDS encoding c-type cytochrome — MTPSNTRLTLAASVLALGLASNAGAEPTAEMLANNCAGCHGTHGNSVGPASPSIAQMDPIVFVEVMEDFKSGEIQSTIMGRIAKGYSTADFEKMAGYFKQQTFQPAKQSFDAALADTGAKLHEKYCEKCHVEGGKPLADEEDYHILAGQWTPYLQYAMSDFREERRPMEKKMASKLREMLKAEGDESLDALFAFYASQQ, encoded by the coding sequence ATGACCCCAAGCAACACGAGACTCACGCTCGCGGCCAGTGTGCTGGCGCTTGGACTCGCGTCCAACGCCGGGGCCGAACCCACCGCCGAGATGCTGGCCAACAACTGTGCCGGATGCCACGGCACCCATGGCAACAGCGTCGGCCCCGCCTCGCCCTCCATCGCCCAGATGGACCCGATCGTCTTCGTCGAGGTGATGGAAGACTTCAAGAGCGGCGAGATCCAGTCGACCATCATGGGCCGCATCGCCAAGGGCTACTCGACAGCGGACTTCGAGAAGATGGCCGGCTACTTCAAGCAGCAGACCTTCCAGCCCGCCAAACAGTCCTTCGACGCGGCGCTCGCCGACACAGGTGCCAAGCTGCACGAGAAATACTGCGAGAAGTGCCATGTCGAAGGCGGCAAACCGCTCGCCGACGAGGAGGACTACCACATCCTCGCCGGTCAGTGGACGCCGTACCTCCAGTACGCCATGTCGGACTTCCGCGAGGAGCGCCGCCCGATGGAGAAGAAGATGGCCAGTAAGCTCAGGGAGATGCTCAAGGCCGAGGGCGATGAAAGCCTCGATGCACTCTTTGCCTTCTACGCCAGCCAGCAATAA
- the fccB gene encoding sulfide-cytochrome-c reductase, which produces MTLNRRDFIKTSGAAMAAVGILGFPHIAFGAGRKVVVVGGGTGGATAAKYIKLADPSIEVTLIEPDKDYYTCYMSNEVIGGDRRLESLKVGYDGLRAHGIQVVHDSATGIDPDKKVVKTAGGAEFGYDRCVVAPGIELLYDKVEGYSEEASTKLPHAWKAGEQTAILRRQLEDMKDGGTVVIAPPPAPFRCPPGPYERASQIAHYLKTHKPKSKILILDASQTFSKQAQFTKGWERLYGFGTENALIKWQPGPDAAVVKVDGTEMSVETSFGDAVKADVINLIPPQRAGKIAQIAGLTNDAGWCPVDIKTFESTLHKGIHVIGDACIAAPMPKSGYSANSQGKVAAAAVVALLKGEEPGTPSYINTCYSILAPAYGISIAAVYRPNADGSAIESVPDSGGVTPVDAPDWVLEREVQYAYSWYNNIVHDTFG; this is translated from the coding sequence ATGACGTTGAACAGACGCGATTTCATCAAGACCTCGGGCGCTGCGATGGCGGCGGTCGGTATCCTGGGTTTCCCGCACATCGCCTTCGGCGCCGGGCGCAAGGTGGTGGTCGTCGGCGGCGGCACCGGCGGTGCGACGGCGGCCAAGTACATCAAGCTCGCCGACCCCAGCATCGAGGTTACGCTGATCGAGCCCGACAAGGACTACTACACCTGCTACATGAGCAACGAGGTCATCGGCGGCGACCGTCGGCTCGAATCGCTCAAGGTCGGCTATGACGGACTGCGGGCGCACGGCATCCAGGTGGTGCACGACAGCGCCACCGGCATCGATCCCGACAAGAAGGTGGTCAAGACCGCCGGCGGAGCCGAGTTCGGCTATGACCGCTGCGTGGTCGCTCCCGGCATCGAGCTGCTCTACGACAAGGTCGAGGGCTACAGCGAGGAGGCATCCACCAAACTGCCCCACGCCTGGAAGGCCGGCGAGCAGACCGCCATCCTGCGCCGGCAGCTCGAAGACATGAAGGACGGCGGAACCGTGGTCATTGCGCCCCCGCCCGCGCCCTTCCGCTGCCCGCCCGGACCCTACGAGCGCGCCAGCCAGATCGCCCATTATCTGAAGACCCACAAGCCCAAGTCGAAGATCCTCATCCTCGACGCCAGCCAGACCTTCTCCAAGCAGGCCCAGTTCACCAAGGGCTGGGAGCGGCTCTACGGCTTCGGCACCGAGAATGCTCTGATCAAATGGCAGCCTGGGCCGGATGCGGCCGTGGTCAAGGTCGATGGGACTGAGATGTCGGTCGAGACCAGTTTCGGCGACGCGGTCAAGGCCGATGTCATCAATCTCATCCCGCCGCAGCGCGCCGGCAAGATCGCCCAGATCGCCGGACTGACCAATGACGCCGGCTGGTGTCCGGTCGACATCAAGACCTTCGAGTCCACCCTCCACAAGGGCATCCATGTGATCGGCGACGCCTGTATCGCCGCGCCCATGCCCAAGTCGGGCTATTCGGCCAACAGCCAGGGCAAGGTCGCCGCCGCTGCGGTGGTCGCACTGCTCAAGGGCGAGGAGCCGGGCACGCCTTCCTATATCAACACCTGCTACTCGATCCTGGCCCCGGCCTATGGCATCTCGATCGCGGCTGTCTACCGCCCGAATGCCGATGGCTCGGCCATCGAGTCCGTGCCGGACTCGGGCGGCGTCACGCCGGTCGATGCGCCGGATTGGGTGCTGGAGCGCGAGGTGCAGTACGCCTATAGCTGGTACAACAACATCGTGCACGATACCTTCGGATAA
- a CDS encoding protein-L-isoaspartate(D-aspartate) O-methyltransferase, which produces MAEQRHRLVEEIQAEVRAAARELGFDRLDPRVEQALRTVPRERFVPESERALAYVDSPLPIGEGQTISQPYIVAIMSQLLDVAPGDRVYELGTGSGYQAAVLAAMDVEVYTVEIVPELAERAAKTLASLGYDRVRVRAGDGWLGWPEAAPFDAIIVTAAAPHIPRRLVDQLAPDGRLVIPMGAPDRVQWLAVFMRDKGGELVRRDLLPVRFVPVTGAMEP; this is translated from the coding sequence ATGGCTGAACAACGTCATCGTCTGGTGGAGGAGATCCAGGCCGAGGTCCGTGCCGCGGCCCGCGAGCTGGGCTTCGACCGGCTCGATCCCAGGGTCGAGCAGGCACTGCGCACGGTGCCGCGCGAACGCTTCGTTCCGGAGTCGGAGCGAGCGCTCGCCTATGTCGACTCGCCGCTGCCGATCGGCGAGGGGCAGACCATCTCCCAACCCTATATCGTCGCCATCATGAGTCAGTTGCTCGACGTCGCTCCGGGCGATCGGGTCTATGAGCTGGGCACCGGGTCCGGCTATCAGGCCGCCGTGCTGGCCGCCATGGACGTCGAGGTCTATACGGTCGAGATCGTGCCCGAACTGGCCGAGCGGGCGGCGAAGACGTTGGCATCGCTGGGCTATGATCGGGTCCGGGTACGCGCCGGGGACGGCTGGCTCGGCTGGCCGGAGGCCGCACCCTTCGACGCCATCATCGTCACGGCGGCGGCGCCGCACATTCCGCGTCGGCTGGTCGACCAGCTCGCGCCCGATGGACGGCTGGTGATCCCCATGGGGGCGCCCGATCGCGTGCAATGGCTGGCGGTCTTCATGCGCGACAAAGGCGGCGAGCTGGTGCGGCGCGATCTGCTGCCGGTGCGTTTCGTGCCGGTCACGGGTGCGATGGAGCCTTGA
- a CDS encoding tRNA(Met) cytidine acetyltransferase TmcA codes for MSASPTFEPEHRRSAGLPDAQWIRDRRESARARGHRLTLWLRGSPAWTADGARRIVAALPELDRVCLAERPILAEPSRPLRSATRLLGLDLDLLILDVHGGFDPDGFGAATGAIRGGGLLVLLTPPVAEWSRLPDPQAERIAVWPFEPAGLSHRFIARLITVLESDPTVVRIDQDGAESMTASVAGARVPNTPPYDRHRQSKHTDPAHPFTPDQAEAVAAILKTAHGRARRPLVLTAHRGRGKSAALGLAAGRLLLEGGRRLVVTAPRREAVETLYRHAEAVLIEAERSAGRPHDASTGLQSLVFHSPAELLEHEPKADLLLVDEAAGIPAPLLTALLERYGRLVFASTVHGYEGTGRGFEIRFRDTLDRLTPDWRALTLDTPIRWAVDDPLERLVFHALLLDAAPAIPEAVLEAAGVDPAGPNAQWLDRDALLRDDSTLRELFGLLVLAHYQTRPLDLRMLLDGPNVRLLVLRQAGHLVGTLLVAEEGGMGDPELRAAIFRGRRRPRGHLLPQTLSAHAGLPEAPSRRYWRVIRIVVHPAMTGQGLGRRLLSGLEQTARAERIDLLGAGFGATTELLEFWHACGFVPAQIGTSRNAASGEHAVVVLRAISEAGEQLLEEAQRRLTGSLPVWLAGPLRELDPEITATLIAILPTPEAVAFAPHTASGDWSFELNAFVTGYRTLEASLPLLSTLTHRYLADALSTGRIDRRESALLVAALLQYHPLTGLARRFREQGREVLLARIREVCGRLLARASEIRP; via the coding sequence TTGAGCGCTTCGCCGACGTTCGAGCCGGAACACAGGCGCTCGGCCGGCTTGCCCGATGCTCAGTGGATTCGCGATCGGCGCGAGTCGGCGCGTGCGCGTGGTCATCGTCTGACCCTATGGTTGCGCGGATCGCCCGCATGGACGGCGGACGGTGCGCGCCGGATCGTCGCGGCCCTGCCCGAACTCGATCGGGTCTGTCTCGCGGAGCGCCCGATCCTCGCCGAACCGAGCCGACCGCTGCGCTCGGCGACCCGTCTGCTTGGTCTAGATCTGGATCTCTTGATCCTTGACGTGCACGGTGGGTTCGATCCCGATGGGTTCGGTGCCGCCACGGGGGCGATTCGGGGCGGCGGGCTCTTGGTTCTGCTGACGCCGCCGGTCGCTGAGTGGTCGCGCCTGCCCGATCCGCAGGCCGAGCGGATTGCGGTCTGGCCATTCGAGCCGGCTGGATTGAGCCACCGTTTCATCGCGCGTCTCATCACCGTGCTGGAGTCTGACCCGACTGTCGTGCGTATCGACCAGGACGGCGCGGAGTCGATGACGGCATCGGTTGCCGGCGCCCGAGTCCCGAATACGCCCCCCTATGACCGGCATCGTCAATCGAAACACACTGACCCGGCCCATCCCTTCACACCCGATCAGGCCGAGGCCGTCGCGGCCATCCTCAAGACGGCGCATGGCCGCGCGCGACGTCCGCTGGTCCTGACCGCACATCGCGGGCGCGGCAAGAGTGCGGCACTCGGACTGGCCGCCGGTCGTCTCCTGCTCGAAGGCGGACGACGTCTGGTGGTGACGGCCCCCCGGCGCGAGGCGGTCGAGACGCTCTATCGTCATGCCGAGGCGGTCTTGATCGAGGCCGAACGGAGTGCCGGCCGGCCCCATGACGCCTCGACAGGACTCCAGTCGCTCGTCTTCCACTCACCGGCCGAACTCCTCGAACATGAACCCAAGGCCGATCTGCTCCTGGTCGACGAAGCGGCCGGTATCCCGGCCCCACTGCTGACGGCCCTGCTCGAACGCTATGGTCGCCTCGTCTTCGCGAGCACCGTGCATGGCTACGAAGGCACCGGACGCGGATTCGAGATCCGTTTCCGCGACACGCTGGATCGCCTGACACCCGACTGGCGTGCCCTCACCCTGGACACGCCCATCCGCTGGGCGGTCGATGATCCGCTCGAACGTCTGGTCTTCCACGCGCTCCTGCTGGATGCGGCTCCGGCGATCCCCGAGGCTGTCCTGGAAGCCGCCGGCGTCGATCCGGCCGGCCCGAACGCCCAGTGGCTCGACCGCGACGCCCTGCTCCGGGACGATTCCACCCTGCGCGAACTCTTCGGCTTGCTGGTGCTCGCCCACTATCAGACCCGGCCGCTGGATCTGCGGATGCTGCTCGACGGTCCCAATGTGCGCCTCCTGGTGTTGCGCCAGGCCGGGCACCTGGTCGGCACCCTGCTCGTCGCCGAGGAAGGCGGGATGGGTGATCCGGAACTGCGCGCGGCCATCTTTCGCGGCCGACGCCGACCGCGCGGCCATCTGTTGCCCCAGACACTCTCGGCCCATGCCGGCCTGCCGGAGGCGCCGAGCCGGCGCTATTGGCGCGTGATCCGGATCGTCGTGCATCCGGCCATGACGGGACAGGGCCTTGGGCGACGTCTGCTGAGCGGACTCGAACAGACCGCCCGCGCCGAGCGGATCGATCTTCTGGGGGCCGGCTTCGGGGCCACGACTGAGTTGCTGGAGTTCTGGCACGCCTGCGGCTTCGTGCCCGCACAGATCGGTACCAGTCGCAATGCGGCCAGTGGTGAGCACGCGGTCGTCGTGCTCCGGGCGATCTCGGAAGCGGGCGAACAGTTGCTCGAAGAGGCCCAACGACGCCTCACCGGCAGTCTACCGGTCTGGCTCGCCGGCCCACTGCGCGAACTCGATCCCGAGATCACCGCGACGCTCATCGCGATCCTGCCGACGCCGGAGGCAGTCGCATTCGCTCCGCACACCGCGTCAGGCGACTGGAGTTTCGAGCTGAACGCCTTCGTCACCGGATACCGGACGCTGGAAGCCAGTCTGCCGCTCCTGTCGACCCTGACCCATCGATACCTCGCCGACGCCCTGAGTACCGGGCGGATCGATCGACGCGAGTCCGCCCTGCTGGTCGCAGCCCTGCTGCAATATCATCCGCTCACTGGACTGGCGCGACGCTTTCGAGAACAGGGCCGTGAGGTACTGCTGGCTCGAATACGCGAAGTGTGCGGGCGGCTTCTCGCACGCGCCTCTGAAATCCGCCCATGA
- the holA gene encoding DNA polymerase III subunit delta, with the protein MAIRFNELASKLKAGPAPVYLICGDEPYQFGEAARLVREAARRAGFDEREILDTEGQFKWGALAAVAETMSLFSSRRLIELRVANGKVGKEGSEAIRAYCERPCADDLLLILAPGMDRKELQSAWAKRVESIGAVIEVRPLKERELEGWLAQRLQSVGFQPGAGVAALLAERSEGNLLAAVQEVEKLRLLHDPGPLELDDLLGNLADSARFDLFALTDAALNGDRARVQRVLSVLRAEGTADVLVLWVLARELRMLAEAAGAVARRASLDEVYSRHRVPRMRQETIGRALRRLSPGRLRELLSQCAGVDRAIKGVEPGDSWHRLAVIADGMSGGAI; encoded by the coding sequence ATGGCTATTCGTTTCAACGAGCTTGCCTCCAAGCTCAAGGCCGGGCCGGCGCCGGTCTACCTGATCTGCGGCGACGAACCCTATCAGTTCGGCGAGGCGGCGCGTCTGGTGCGCGAGGCGGCGCGGCGCGCCGGGTTCGACGAGCGCGAGATCCTCGACACCGAGGGTCAGTTCAAGTGGGGGGCGCTGGCGGCGGTGGCGGAGACGATGTCGCTGTTCTCGTCACGGCGACTGATCGAGTTGCGCGTGGCCAACGGCAAGGTCGGCAAGGAGGGCAGTGAGGCGATCCGCGCCTATTGCGAGCGTCCCTGCGCGGACGATCTGCTGCTGATCCTGGCGCCCGGCATGGACCGCAAGGAATTGCAGTCGGCCTGGGCCAAGCGGGTCGAGTCGATTGGGGCCGTGATCGAGGTCCGGCCGTTGAAGGAACGTGAGTTGGAAGGCTGGCTGGCGCAACGGTTGCAGTCGGTCGGTTTTCAACCGGGCGCGGGCGTGGCGGCGCTGCTGGCCGAGCGTTCCGAGGGCAATCTGCTGGCGGCGGTGCAGGAGGTCGAGAAACTGCGTCTGCTGCATGATCCGGGGCCGCTGGAACTCGATGACCTGCTCGGCAATCTGGCCGACAGTGCGCGGTTCGATCTCTTTGCGCTGACAGATGCGGCGCTGAACGGAGATCGGGCACGGGTGCAGCGTGTGCTCAGTGTGCTCAGGGCCGAGGGGACGGCCGATGTGCTGGTGCTCTGGGTGCTGGCGCGCGAGCTGCGGATGCTGGCCGAAGCGGCGGGTGCCGTGGCGCGGCGGGCTTCGCTCGACGAGGTCTACTCCAGACATCGCGTGCCCCGGATGCGGCAGGAGACGATCGGGCGGGCGTTGCGGCGTCTCTCGCCGGGGCGTCTACGCGAACTGCTGTCTCAGTGCGCCGGCGTCGATCGCGCCATCAAGGGCGTCGAGCCGGGCGATTCCTGGCATCGGCTCGCGGTCATCGCCGATGGGATGAGCGGCGGGGCGATCTGA